A single window of Malus sylvestris chromosome 5, drMalSylv7.2, whole genome shotgun sequence DNA harbors:
- the LOC126621874 gene encoding putative GDP-L-fucose synthase 2 produces MSGANNDATSPSFLSDKSAKIFVAGHRGLVGSAIVRKLLALGFTNLVLRTHAELDLTRQADVESFFAAEKPRFVILAAAKVGGIHANNTYPADFIAVNLQIQTNVIDAAYRFGVKKLLFLGSSCIYPKFAPQPIPENALLTGPLEPTNEWYAIAKIAGIKMCQAYRIQYNWDAISGMPTNLYGPHDNFHPENSHVLPALMRRFHEAKVKGAEEVVVWGTGSPLREFLHVDDLADGVVFMMESYSGLEHVNVGSGKEVTIKELAELVKEVVGFGGRLVWDSTKPDGTPRKLMDSSKLAGLGWTPKISLKDGLVDTYSWYLENVKQ; encoded by the exons ATGAGTGGCGCCAATAacg ATGCCACTTCGCCTTCCTTCCTCTCCGACAAATCGGCCAAGATCTTCGTAGCCGGCCACCGCGGCCTTGTCGGCTCCGCCATCGTCCGCAAGCTCCTAGCCCTAGGCTTCACCAACCTCGTCCTCCGCACCCACGCCGAGCTCGATCTCACCCGCCAAGCCGACGTCGAGTCCTTCTTCGCCGCCGAGAAACCCCGATTCGTTATCCTCGCCGCCGCTAAAGTCGGCGGCATTCACGCCAACAACACCTACCCGGCGGATTTCATCGCCGTCAATCTCCAGATCCAGACCAACGTCATCGACGCCGCCTACCGATTCGGAGTCAAGAAGCTCTTGTTCCTCGGCTCCTCCTGCATTTACCCCAAATTCGCTCCTCAGCCCATCCCGGAGAACGCATTGCTGACGGGCCCGCTCGAGCCCACGAACGAGTGGTACGCCATTGCCAAGATCGCCGGGATCAAGATGTGCCAGGCGTATCGGATTCAGTACAATTGGGATGCAATTTCTGGGATGCCCACCAATTTGTACGGGCCGCATGATAACTTTCACCCCGAAAATTCGCACGTTTTGCCGGCACTGATGAGGCGGTTTCATGAGGCAAAGGTGAAGGGTGCggaggaggtggtggtgtgGGGGACCGGAAGCCCCTTGAGGGAGTTTTTGCATGTCGATGATTTGGCGGATGGGGTGGTGTTCATGATGGAGAGTTACAGTGGGTTGGAGCATGTCAATGTGGGGAGTGGCAAGGAAGTGACTATCAAGGAGTTGGCTGAGCTTGTCAAGGAGGTTGTTGGGTTCGGGGGACGACTTGTCTGGGACTCTACTAAGCCGGATGGAACTCCGAGGAAGCTCATGGATAGCTCAAAGCTCGCAGGCTTGGGATGGACACCGAAGATCTCGCTGAAAGATGGGCTTGTTGATACTTATAGCTGGTACTTGGAGAATGTCAAGCAGTGA